The genomic window CTACCTGCATCTTATATGATGCTGCAATAAATTCTCCGCAGTCCCAGAAGCTCACGGTAGGCTCCATTGTTAGCCAGTAAGTCAGTAAGGCAATACCAAACAGAACAAAGCCCAGGGCATTATTCATGCGCCGGTATGCCCGTTTCTCTTCCTGCGTATTGACCAGCTCATTGAATTCGTTATTTACCATAACCTGGATCTCGCGAATATCAAATTTAGAGGAGGCTTGTTCTTCGAGTCCCGTAATAATATGATCATAAAGTTCATGGAACACATCCTCATTGATCGACGACTCCTTCAGAAGACTGCGTATTTCCTGTTGCTGCCCGGTGTTCGGTTTCATGATAGTTTGGGGTTAAGGTTGAGTAATAACTGCAGATTACCAATAAAGCTTTTCGCTTCTTCAAGCTTACTTTCCACTTCTTCAAGCCCTTCTTTCGTAAGCGAATAGTACTTTCTGACACGGTTCTCTACCATCTCGGTGCTCGTACTCAGAATCCCCTCTGCCTCCATCTTGTGGAGTGAAGGGTACAAAGAACCTTCCGTCAGCTTGATTTCCCCGTTCGTAATTTCTTTAACTTTTTGGGTGATCTCATAGCCATACATCTTTTCATTCTCCTGAAGCAGTTTTAAAATAATCGTCTGCAAGCTGC from Arcticibacter tournemirensis includes these protein-coding regions:
- a CDS encoding PadR family transcriptional regulator is translated as MYKRKLYICRMSTNGMLKGSLQTIILKLLQENEKMYGYEITQKVKEITNGEIKLTEGSLYPSLHKMEAEGILSTSTEMVENRVRKYYSLTKEGLEEVESKLEEAKSFIGNLQLLLNLNPKLS